The Candidatus Accumulibacter similis genome has a segment encoding these proteins:
- the rpsJ gene encoding 30S ribosomal protein S10 yields MQSQKIRIRLKAFDYRLIDQSAQEIVDTAKRTGAVVRGPVPLPTRIQRYDLLRSPHVDKTSRDQLEIRTHLRLMDIIDPTDKTVDALMKLDLPAGVDVEIKLQ; encoded by the coding sequence ATGCAAAGCCAAAAAATCCGTATTCGCCTGAAGGCCTTCGACTATCGCCTCATCGATCAGTCGGCGCAGGAGATCGTCGACACCGCCAAGCGGACCGGAGCAGTCGTGCGTGGTCCCGTGCCACTGCCGACGCGCATCCAGCGCTATGACCTGCTGCGCTCGCCGCATGTTGACAAGACCTCGCGCGATCAGCTCGAGATTCGCACCCACCTGCGGCTGATGGACATCATCGATCCGACCGACAAGACTGTCGATGCCTTGATGAAGCTCGACCTGCCGGCTGGCGTCGATGTCGAAATCAAGTTGCAGTAA
- the rplC gene encoding 50S ribosomal protein L3 encodes MSLGLVGRKVGMTRIFTDDGGSVPVTVLDVSNNRVAQIKTPETDGYTAIQVAFGKRRASRVNKPLAGHLAKAGVEAGHVLKEFPVTVDDLAALKAGDQLSVTIFAVGQKVDVTGQTIGKGFSGSIKRHNFKSQGAAHGNSVSHKAPGSTGMAQDPGRVFPGKKMAGHYGDVKRTQQNLEVVRVDVERQLLLLKGAVPGAKGSDVIVRPAVKAGA; translated from the coding sequence ATGAGTCTAGGCCTTGTAGGGCGCAAGGTCGGCATGACGCGCATCTTTACCGACGATGGCGGCAGCGTCCCGGTAACCGTGCTCGATGTGTCGAACAATCGCGTCGCCCAGATCAAAACGCCGGAAACCGATGGCTACACTGCCATCCAGGTCGCTTTCGGCAAGCGCCGCGCCTCGCGCGTGAACAAGCCGTTGGCCGGGCACCTCGCCAAGGCTGGCGTCGAGGCGGGGCACGTTCTCAAGGAATTCCCGGTCACCGTCGATGATCTCGCAGCGCTCAAGGCGGGCGATCAGCTCAGCGTGACGATATTCGCCGTCGGCCAGAAGGTCGATGTGACGGGGCAGACGATCGGCAAGGGCTTTTCCGGATCGATCAAACGCCACAACTTCAAGTCCCAGGGCGCAGCACACGGCAACTCGGTATCGCACAAGGCGCCGGGATCGACCGGCATGGCCCAGGATCCGGGACGCGTCTTTCCCGGCAAGAAGATGGCGGGCCATTACGGCGACGTCAAGCGCACGCAGCAGAACCTGGAAGTCGTCCGTGTCGACGTCGAACGGCAGTTACTCCTGCTCAAGGGCGCGGTGCCGGGCGCCAAGGGATCGGATGTGATCGTGCGGCCTGCAGTCAAGGCGGGGGCATAA
- the rplD gene encoding 50S ribosomal protein L4, which translates to MELKLIDEQGQEASRLEASDTLFGREYNEALVHQVLVAYQANARSGNRAQRDRHDVAHTTKKPWRQKGTGRARAGMSSSPIWRGGGRAFPNLADENFSQKLNRKMYRAGMASILSQLARDDRLAVIDSLTVEAPKTKLFAAKIKSMGYESVLVVTDALDENVFLAARNLPNVLVLEVHQADPVSLVRFGKVLMTRAAVAKFEEILG; encoded by the coding sequence ATGGAACTCAAGTTGATTGACGAACAGGGCCAGGAGGCAAGCCGCCTCGAGGCATCGGATACGCTCTTTGGTCGGGAGTACAACGAGGCACTGGTACACCAGGTTCTGGTCGCCTACCAGGCGAACGCCCGGAGTGGCAATCGCGCGCAGCGGGACCGCCACGACGTCGCTCACACCACCAAGAAGCCGTGGCGGCAGAAAGGCACCGGCAGGGCGCGGGCCGGCATGTCGTCGTCGCCGATCTGGCGCGGTGGAGGTCGGGCGTTTCCGAACTTGGCTGACGAGAACTTCAGCCAGAAGCTCAACCGCAAGATGTATCGCGCCGGAATGGCCTCGATCCTGTCGCAGTTGGCGCGGGACGATCGCCTCGCGGTGATCGACAGCCTGACGGTCGAAGCCCCGAAGACCAAGCTGTTTGCGGCGAAGATCAAGAGCATGGGCTACGAATCGGTGCTGGTGGTCACGGATGCGCTCGACGAGAACGTCTTCCTGGCGGCGCGCAACCTGCCCAATGTCCTCGTCCTCGAGGTGCATCAGGCAGATCCCGTCTCGCTGGTCCGCTTTGGCAAGGTGTTGATGACGCGGGCCGCGGTCGCCAAGTTTGAGGAGATCCTGGGATGA